The DNA window GTACTCCTGTTCTAGTCCCTCACCTCTGTGAAGCTGATTACATTTGTCAGACTTGGATAAACATAACTTTCAATCAAGCAAATATACTTGTTAATATTTACCTTCACTGCAGAAAGTTGTTACTAGCAGATCAGCTTGTTTCCTTCCAGGTGAAACATGTGAAGACAAAACTATGGCCAAAGGAATTGCCAGCGCTACAAAACGACACCAAGGACATGAGCTCCCGGCCCATGCTCCCCCACCATCCTCGATGGGCATCTGCTTAGAGAAgcctattccactgtacatcactccacaaaGCTATATCACTGTgtaggtcactccactctacgtcactccactatatgctattgtagtgtacaccactccacgccactccactgtacgctactcagctgtatgctattccactctatgctgttccattgtatgccagtccactgcatgctgctccactttacacctctctatgcagctccactctactccatgccattccactctatgcaattccactctaccccattctactgcACGTCACTCCACTGTTAgccactgcactgtacagtactccaatctacagcactccactctacactattgcactatatgccactccactctatgctattccactctaacccactccactgtatgccacttcgggTTGCGCCACTGCACTGTGTGGTAGTCCACACTAATCTAttcaactgtatgctactccactcaatgctgttccactctaacccactccactgtacaccactccagtctaggctacttcactctaccccactccactatatgctgcttcactctatgccactctgctctatttcACTGTTTGACGCTACACTTTaacctattccactgtatgtcactccacgccACATCCActatatgtcactacactctatgacgCTCCACTGTACGctgttacactgtatgccactccagtgtaccccacttcATGCTACAACACTgtccgctattccactgtacgccactctagtctgcaccactccaccacaCACTATTCTACCACACTCTATTGTACTctgactccactctaaaacactgcactccactctataccactccactttacaacacgccATACCACTCCACGACCCtttactccagtgtatgctacagtactccactccatggcactgtaCTGTAAGACACGCCACACCACCCTgatacttcactccactgtacactatgctGCTCTGCTCAAGTCTACTCTACATCATTTTAccgcactctgcaccactatatgacactccactatgcactgctccactctacaacactctacagaagcccactctactgcactctactgcacTGCATGTCCCTGTACAACACCATACTCCATTTTGTGCTCATAAAGTCCACTTCACAAGACTTTCCAAAACTCTATGACGCACCCCTCCACATTTATGAAACTTTACTCAACTCattgctacaccactccactctaatctgtgACTCAAAGCCACTACATTGTACTCCACActaccttacaccactccactccagtctagagtggtgagttatagttggtGTGGTGTGGAAAGGAATGCGATAGGACTGTGTAGAGAGGTGTGCAacatatagtaatttgaaggtggagcGTAAATTCTAAATTTAAGTTATGACTAAGTTTTGAATTTTGTATGTTTGTATAGTTTGAGttaggtttgtatagaaagaataaagaaaGTTTTCCTAACTAGGACTtagctttaacctttggttttttcattaAATATAGTTTTTCAAGGTGGCACGTGGTTGACTAAATGTAGTGCAACTGCAAAACATTTAGTGTAAAGTGAAACTCCACTAAACGATTTATCTTGTTTGTAATCATGCACTAATGTCTCTCTTGATTCTTTTCTCTGTAGAGAATGACCAGAGAAACAAATCTAAGATGGTGCATGGAGACTTTTCCAAAGGACTGGAGCCAAGCAGAACATTACCTGGAATCAATACCAGGCAGTTACTCCCATTCACAGCGTCACACAGTTCTGTCCAGGAACATAACAAGATTCCGTGGGAGCCAATAACCTCCAAAGAAAACAGATTGCATCAACCTCTTGAAAGAGAAAGCGGTTTCAACAAATCTTTCCTTAACCTAATAACTGAGGAGGAACCAAGTGCTTGCATGTTTCCTGAACACCAACGAGGAGAGGTTGGATCAAATGCAGTTAACAGTGGCGAGTATGGAGGGCGATTCAACAGTTTATCAACCACAAGCTTGCTTCAGAatctccacccaggacagaagcCATATGCATGTAATGAATGTGGGAAAGCCTTCAGGTTTTCAGCAAACCTGCAAAAGCATCAACAAGAACATGCGAGAGAGAAACTGTACCCGTGTGTGGTGTGTGGTAAGGGTTTTGGTACCCCCTCATCTCTACTCTGGCATCAGCATATGCACAGTGGAGAGAGCTCGTACACATGCACAGTGTGTGGCAAGAGCTTTGGAACAGCCTCGTCCCTACTCTGGCACCAGCACGTACACACTGGAGAGAAGCCTTATCCGTGTGCCAACTGCGAGAAAAGTTTCAGGTCACAATCAAATCTATATCGGCACCAGCAAGTACACACGGAAGAGATGCCATACCCCTGCTCTATGTGTGAGAGGAGCTTCAAGGACACATCAGCATTGCAAAGGCATGAAGAAGCACATGGAGGACTAAAATCATACTTGCTTACTGCATATGATGAAGGTATCAGTGACTTCTCATCTATGCACAGGCAAGAACTCATACATACAGATGCTAAGCCATACTCATGTACTGACTGCGTCAAGAACTTTAATGACCCTTCAGCCCTATTTAGGCACAAACAGGTCCATACAGTAGCTAAACCCTTCTCATGTACTGAGTGTGAGAAGACTTTTCCTGacccttcttcactgcacacacatTATCGAAAACATACTGGAGAGAAACTACATCCATGTACTGAGTGTGGTAAGAGTTTCCTCAGCCCTTCAGCTATGCACCGGCATGAGATGCTACATACAACAGAAAGGCCGTatgcatgttctgagtgtggggtTAGCTTCAAAACTCTATCAAACTTGCATACTCACCaacgaatacacacaggagaaaagaCATACCAGTGTAGTGAGTGTGAAAAGAGTTTCATAACCCAGTCAGCACTGCGTAAACACCAACAAATGCACATAAAGCACCAGGAGATGCCGCACCCTTGCCCTGAGTGTAGGAAGCGCTTCATTGACTTGCCATCTCTGCACAAACATTTAAGAACACACTCAGgagagaagtcattcccatgtgATGAGTGTGGGAAAAGTTTCACACTGCGGAAATCACTGCGGATACATTATCGAAtacacacaggggagaaaccacATTCATGTCCTGAGTGTGGGAGGCGTTTCAGTGACCCGTCTTCATGGCGCAAGCACCAGAGAATACATCGAAGAGAGAAACCCTATCTGTGCACAGTTTGTAAGAAGAATTTTTCTGACCCCTTGTCTCTGCAGAAGCACCAACAGATAcatgcagaggaggaggaaatgAGTAGGCATATCACTTTTCTCCCTTCACTGAGTTGAGTAGCTCTAAAAGCGCGTCCCTCCACAGACTCAGCAGAAGAAACAATGCCATGAGCATGAGTGGCACACAGATACACAGTGGCCAGTGTAGCTCAATAGAAACGGACCTCAGCCATGTACCCTAAGTGTTGGCTCATCCCGATGCTGTGACTTGTCCTTCTAGCGGGGGAGAGCATATATGAGATTGCGATAATGCAAGGAGCGGCACCATGACCACTGGAGGAGCTGGAACTAATGTTCTCCATTCCGATGTGTGCATCCTCCACTGAACCAAGTAGGAAATCCAGAGGGCAAAACAACGTGAAAAATGGGAGGAAACGCTTCAAAACATATCTAGTTAAATAAAACCGTACAGTTTATGGCTGACAGAGTAAAAGTCACAGAAGGTGCCCCTATTAATGTAACCCTGAGATATAAAACCAGCAGTAGACAGAAGGATACACGTCAAGCCCAGGGGTCTCCCAAACAAGCATGAGAAGGAAACTGCTCGACGGAGAAAGATGAATAGATGCCTCAACGTGGATGAATAGATACCTCGACATGGGGAAGCATTTACACTTAAAAGTAGAAGAACTAAGGTATAGAGACGGCAGAAGAAAGAACGCACAAAGAAACGCATTATTCTTGACCTTTCGATGGCTGCAAGAAACCGATGGACATCTTGGAGGCAACGGAGAATTGCCACAGACTATACAATGTAAGACAAGTGAATCTCCCTGAGATTGGTTTCCAGCCATGAACAACATTGTTACTAAAAGTATGAAGTACACATGGACTGCAAATAGGCCTTAACTCTTCATTATCAAAGGTGTGTCAAAAGGATGTCACAGAAGTACAAAGGGTTCTATTTgctcaaataaaaaaatgttggattttgtgttCACATTCAAAGCCCCTACACCAAGAATAAACTATCTCACCTGAAGAAACACAAAATTTAAAATACAACAAAGACGCTAAAAAGGAGAAGAATATCTGTTTTTTGAAAACTTACATGAGGTAAAATTATGAAACTGCTAAagaaaattcaggcccatatttatactcggtttgcgctgaattagtgtcattttgtttgcaCTAATTCAGCCCAAACCTAACttcgtatttatactttggcactagacacgtctagcaccaaagttatggagtttccgtcattttctggacatgaaaacctgccttgcgtcaatgagatgcaaggtaggcgttcccgtgcagagaGCGACGATAtggccctagcaccatatttatccccctgctaAAATCATGTACGAGCGGGAtgggggggccttaaataatggtgctgagcttgcttagcgccattatttaacacctgggtcggggcaggcgttaggggacctgtggacctttttccatggtcagagaccatggaaagagcccacaggtgtcctttcCTGGCCCCaaagacaccctcacccacccacaccaggaagacacccaaAAATGGAGGGACCCCATCGCAGGTAAGTAGCGGTAGGTATGGATgagtattaatttttattttacaaagttccatggggagcctaacttgggcccccctacatggcactgggtccaatggacatgggtcccctgggcatggcctttgggatggggggcatgactcctctcttatctgagacaggaatcatgtccatggggttctaacgtcaaaaaatgacgctactctgggcagaggcatttttttttgcctcttcccGTACTTGTGTCACCCTCTGACGCTAaacccctgttccccctacgcctcccccacccggctagcgtccttttctatgaCGTTAGCCGGGCCTTTCCTCCGGCTAACGTCAtactataaatatgacgcccagctggagttttggtatggcgctagccagtggtaaacttttcagtatcaaaaagtataaatatgggcgtaagtACCTGAAAAAAAATTTGTGGTTCTAAAAGGGGTTGCATCATAGccttaaaataaatctttaaaaactgTCACCAAATGAGAACATACAAAGGCACAAATAGTAGGGAAATTAAACAAATACCAAACTGCAATACTAGAGATAACAAAACCAGATTCAACCATTATGTATCAGAATGTAAGTAGTAATGGACCCTGATTAACACTTTATGTATTGGAATATTAATGAAAAGAGATGCAGACCAAAAGACAGTATATTGGAATACTACAGGCAGGAAATTAAAATGAAAGCATTATATATGAATATTAGAGccaaaatatccagataaatatattatataaaGAGATATTAGAGACAGGAGTTCCAGATCCACTTACCATAGCATAATGCAGGGATTGTTGTTTTGGAAAAAGAGCTATAGAGACTTGATGGTAGAATTAAGAATTGAGGCACTATTTTAAAGCCTTGCAATCTATTGGGATTAAAAACACTTTAGAGTTGCCGTACAGCTCACAAGTTTGTTTAAGCCATGAATTATGCCAGCTCACATTCatgtcagacttagggggtcaatctgaccctggcggtccgagaccgcccgggcaagaatgacggaagcaccgccaacaggctggcggtgcttccttccctATTCctacccggcggtgataatccgccagggcagcgctgctggggattatgacccccttaccgccagcctgtttctggcggtttgcaccgccaggaagaggctggcggtaaggggtgtcctggggcccctcggggcccctgcactgcccatgccactggcatgggcagtgcaggggccccctaacagggccccggccaacttttcactgtctgcataggagacagtgaaaagcgcgacgggtgcaactgcacccgtcgcacggccgcaacaccgccggctccattaggagccggctcctgtgttgcggcctcattcccgctgggacggcgagcgcaaacttggtttgcgcccgccggcccagcgggaatgtcggaatgggggccgcgtgagtgcggccacattggcggcagcatggcggtttctgccgccgcccgccaaggtcggaatgaccccctaagtcactttATAGTTACCCTACAGAGTGCAGTCTGGCTTGTTTGATTATACTCTTACGGTAGAGTCCTTGATAAACAGTGGTGTCCTCAGTAGCTGTTAGTCTTGTCAGAATTACCCATCTCTCCATCTCTTAAGGTCAGACGGCTATAACTGATGACGCTACTGTAGAAGCTAAGGCCCCCTTGAAACTCCCCGTGTACTCAAGGACCCACAACACATGTGCTGGTGTTACACCAATGGTATAACATTGGGGTATAGGTTTATGTTTGGTGCAAACCAACAGGGTCATATTAACCCAATCCCCAAGCCCACTGATTTCAGGTTCAAGTCAGAGTGCCTTCATTCCACTCACTTCTGTACAGAAAGGTCCCAAACTCTTGGCTGGCAAAGCCTTGTAATATCAGTCGTGAAGGTGTTTGCCTTTTAATACTACATCTACTCACTGTGCACAAAATCATAAAATCCTTTTCAGAGCAGAGTCTTTCCCTCCTCCTTCCAGCAGTGATTATCGAATGACATTGGGCTCACTGCTTGTTCAGGCACCCCTACTCCCAGGACTCGGATCTCTATCTGTATATTAGCActgttcctacctaggctatgttcaCGACAGATCCGTTGACACACCTCACAATTACAGTTTTACAGTAGGTAGAGCCAGCCATATCACGGGGAAGGAATCCATTTACATCATAAAACCTGGACCAGCATCTCAAAGGATGAAAGCTATGACCAAAGACACTGCCAGAAGTAAACCAAGCTGAAGCAAAGCAGGGAGATCATGGCTTAGAGGAAGCCAGAAGCAGAAAGATCAACATTAGAGAGTAAAGTATAAATAGATGATCCAGACGTTACATTCACTGTAACTCAGGACAGTTAACTGCTAACTTACTAAGTTTAAGTGGTGCTTCTGGGTGTGGTGAGCTCCTGGTGGTGAATGGTCAAACAGAGTCTCACTGTGGCAGTCTCAGTCCAGTGGATAGTCTTAAAGCACTGAAATGTTTCATTACCAGACAGACAGTAGCGTTGCACAACTttagcgccaggatacccttgACGGTGGCACATAACAtaaatagaaatagagaaaactaatAAAAATGTGATAACATTGTATTTACCAGGAATGAGTCACAGTTAGGAAAATACAGTACAAGGCGATGTTTCAGCATCTACATGTAGTACAGAAGCCCGGATACACAAGAATCACTGTGTTGGCAGAACATGTACCTATTGAAATACAACCAATAAAGAAGATGAATGCTCCCTTTAAGATTGGTACCAAAAGAACTCTGGACGAGAGCGGTCTGTGACAGAGAGCGAATACAAAAACATGTGAAGAACATTAGCCTAGAGCACTCTCATTCTGGCACATATGCCAAAGAGAAACTCAACCTGGAGAGAGTCACCCAAAAGAATTGCTCTATATTTGGGAAGAGACTCATTCAGTTTTTGACGCTTAATGAGTCGTCAAAGAATTTTCATTCTTGACTTCAGACGAAGAGCCCTTCATTGAGACTGCTCATTTAAATAAACCTACAGGGTACAACAAATTAAAACCTGGGAAACTGAAGATGGTGATTCTGCTACTGATATTATAAGGTAATCACCAGGAAATTGAGCATATCATGATACAGGCTTCTGCAGATCAAATAACCACCTTCAAATACCGCTGTTCTCAGCCATCCTACAGCTTGGCGTTATGGATGGGCGTGCAATCTCTCAGCATCAAATTCCTACTTTTCCTATCAGCTGTTTTCTACCAGCCCTCTAGGAATGACCTCTCCTGTGTATCCATTAGTTAAATCACCTGCATCAAGAACAGCATCTCTACCACCCTGACCATCCATAAGACATCTGATCTTTACTCTCAACTTTGATGAGTGTTGATTAGCACCCAGGAAATGCAGCCAGTTCAGCTTCATCTGCTAAGAACTATCATGGGATATATCCATTGACTTCAGAATAACTGGGTAAGCTCTGGTGGTTCTAACACTTGATGcttgagatgtgtgtgtatgtggttcaTCGTATCAGCAGATCACTTAAGCTGGCTGACTCCTCCGATTCTCCCACAATGGATGCATCAAGTTCAACCACCATAGTGATTCTCCTCCACAGATGCTTTGAGCTCAATCGCAGCAGTGATTCCCTCCATAAACACTTTTCAAAACCTGGATCCGGGTGGATAGAGCAATCTGCTAAGCTGTCTGGCATTCTGTCCCCCACCTGAAGCAAGATGTCTGTAGACCTGTGAGGCCTGCCTACCACAAGAATCACACCCACTTGTGGGATTCCCTGCCCACAGTCTCATCCcaacatacttaggccctcatttatagGGATTTGGCATAGAGaagggcagcaagtcaccttgccaaTGTAATTCGTCAGGAATTGACCGTAtttatgcattcctgtcctttccctctgtgctggtgcTGTTTCTGCAGcctggcgccaatgcaggcacccttgcaccatggtgcaagggagcctgtgttgtcagcaggactgttttgtgcaggaaggagtaccgtcctgcacaaaaacaaccctgagatgtgttttccactttctatgtgtgcttaaaGAGTAAAACATcggggagaaataaagttatttctcctcattctgcctcaccttgggaggtgtaaggttttggggcatccccaggtttacatggatgTGTAAATCTGATGAGGCgtgaaaatccatgggtgttttgtgggaacacccaccccaatgcccatgaaacgcctcccttgtgcagagtaagacaTTGccgcgatttgtgctgccttgccttactccatatctatgacaacgttcaaagccacgcaaagtgtccttgtgtggcctcatagatatgattttgaagTTTGAGCCCgtaggagcatcacaaaaagtgacactctgatggcgcaagcctctcataaatatgccccctagttacTATCTTGAAGACCTATGTCGCGCATTATCTCATTTAATCTGTTTCCTTGTTCCCATTCTATCCTGGAACCCCTTTCCCCACGCTTTGCTATGTTTAGTCTGTTCGTTGTTCTTGGCCAATATCTGTCTGAAATGTTTTGCTGCTTTGTTTAAACTTCACAGTGAATCCCAGTGTCTGTTGAGTCAAGCCTAGGTAAAgacattttttaattaattgaatAAGTCTTATCAAAACACATCCATCTCATTTATGAGGCAAATTGCTTTAATCACATTGATAGAAAATGTTTGTTGGAAATGTACTGTAACAGGTAACAAATGTCATAAAATGGGGCACCAAGCATACCGCATACACACAAGAAGCAAGGATGCATCTTCCACAGCAGTGACCTTGACTCTGTAGCATATGTCCCTTCCACTTGCCGGTGCGGGCAGAATCATAAAGGACTCACACCCACTGGATCTTTCGGTTGTTCTGGGTACAGGAGCTCTCAGAAGATCACTGAGACCTTTGATTGGCACATGTGAGCTGTGTGAGGGGGTCAGTGGGCCCTGCACAGCTAGAGCAGATCACTGAACCACCCCCGAGCCTCTGAATGCAGCAGTGAGATGTCTTGCAGCAGCACGTGGAACAACAACACTCCCCGTCCCAAGCTCAGGCTCTAAACCCAGTCTTCACCGAAGTTGACAATCACCAATGACTAACGCCTTTAGATCACTGGCTCCCTTCAACCTCTCCTGTGGACAGATCACCGGCTCCCTTTAACCTCCGCTGTGGACAGATCACTGACTCCCTTCACCCTCTACTGTGGACAGATCACTGGCTCCATTCACCCTCTGCTGTGGACAGATCACTGGCTCCCTTCACCCTTTGCTGTAGACATATCAGTGGCTCCATTCACCCTCTGCTGTAGACAGATCACTGGCTCTCTTCAACCTCGGCTGTGGACAGATCACCGGCTCTTTTTAACCTCTGCTGTGGACAGATCACCAGCTCCCTTCAACCTCTGCTGTGGACAGATCACTGGATCCCTTCAACCTCCGCTGTGGACAGATCACCGGCTCCTTTTACTCTCTACTGTGGACAGATCACCGGCTCCCTTTACTCTCTGCTGTGGACAGATCACCGGCTCCCTTTACTCTCTGCTTTCGACAGATCATCAGATCCCTTCAACCTCTGCTGTAGACAGATCACCGGCTCTCTTTAATCTCTGCTGTGGACAGATCACTGGCTCCCTTTAGCCTCTGCTGTGGACGGATCACTGGCTCCCTTCACCCTCTGCTGTGGACAGATCACCGCTCCCTTTAACCTCTGCTGTGGACAGATCACTGGCTCCCTTTAACCTCCGCTGTGGACAGATCActgactcccttcaccctccgCTGTGGAGAGATCACTGCTTCCTTCAACCTCTGCTGTGGACAGATCACTGGCTCTCTTCACCCTCTGGTGTGGACATATCACTGGCTCCCTTTAGCCTCTCCTGTGGACAGATCACCGGCTCCCTTTAACCTCTGCTGTGGACAGATCacctgctcccttcaccctccgctGTGGAGAGATCACTGCCTCCTTCAACCTCTGCTGTGGACAGATCATTGTCTCTCT is part of the Pleurodeles waltl isolate 20211129_DDA chromosome 4_2, aPleWal1.hap1.20221129, whole genome shotgun sequence genome and encodes:
- the LOC138294060 gene encoding zinc finger protein 345-like — its product is MVHGDFSKGLEPSRTLPGINTRQLLPFTASHSSVQEHNKIPWEPITSKENRLHQPLERESGFNKSFLNLITEEEPSACMFPEHQRGEVGSNAVNSGEYGGRFNSLSTTSLLQNLHPGQKPYACNECGKAFRFSANLQKHQQEHAREKLYPCVVCGKGFGTPSSLLWHQHMHSGESSYTCTVCGKSFGTASSLLWHQHVHTGEKPYPCANCEKSFRSQSNLYRHQQVHTEEMPYPCSMCERSFKDTSALQRHEEAHGGLKSYLLTAYDEGISDFSSMHRQELIHTDAKPYSCTDCVKNFNDPSALFRHKQVHTVAKPFSCTECEKTFPDPSSLHTHYRKHTGEKLHPCTECGKSFLSPSAMHRHEMLHTTERPYACSECGVSFKTLSNLHTHQRIHTGEKTYQCSECEKSFITQSALRKHQQMHIKHQEMPHPCPECRKRFIDLPSLHKHLRTHSGEKSFPCDECGKSFTLRKSLRIHYRIHTGEKPHSCPECGRRFSDPSSWRKHQRIHRREKPYLCTVCKKNFSDPLSLQKHQQIHAEEEEMSRHITFLPSLS